The following proteins are co-located in the Nonlabens ponticola genome:
- a CDS encoding sugar porter family MFS transporter → MSNKSYLLFIAAVTAIGGFLFGYDTGVINGAQFFLSKFFELSDTMKGWVVGSALLGCFAGAVIAGPMSTRYGRKISLIVSAILFSVSALGSGLPEFLPQTVSMLVVFRIIGGLGIGIASMNAPMYIAEIAPGNIRGRMVTYYQLAIVIGFFVVFLATYFIGQNLSELENIAIGWRRMFWSELIPSLLFLVLLFFIPKSPRWLTLKGDDDDALQILEKIHPSELAVVELQEIKKSINKSTKKEKINYWSAGILGIIAIGTVLSVLQQFTGINAVLYYGADIFEKALGFGKDDVLAQQILLAFVNLVFTFIAMFTVDKLGRKPLIYIGSFGMIAGFLMLGVSLQQQAVGLVSLIGVLVFIGSFALSMGPVVWVVLSEMFPNNIRSVAMSVAVAAQWAANYAVSQSFPIVMGSEVNNGSFWNGSLPYFLFILFILIIVFVTYKFLPETKGKTLEEIEGFWEKE, encoded by the coding sequence ATGTCCAACAAATCCTATTTATTATTTATCGCTGCGGTCACCGCTATAGGTGGCTTTTTATTTGGCTATGATACAGGCGTCATCAATGGTGCGCAATTTTTCTTGAGCAAATTCTTTGAGTTAAGCGACACCATGAAAGGTTGGGTAGTGGGCAGTGCCTTGTTGGGCTGTTTTGCAGGTGCTGTGATCGCCGGACCTATGAGCACGCGATACGGCAGAAAAATATCGCTGATAGTGTCTGCAATTTTGTTTTCAGTATCGGCGCTAGGGTCTGGGTTGCCAGAATTTTTACCGCAAACAGTCTCAATGCTGGTAGTTTTTAGAATCATCGGTGGATTGGGAATAGGGATCGCATCGATGAACGCACCCATGTACATCGCAGAAATTGCACCTGGAAACATACGAGGCCGCATGGTAACTTATTATCAGCTGGCGATTGTAATAGGCTTTTTTGTAGTATTTCTAGCGACCTACTTTATCGGGCAAAACTTATCTGAGCTGGAAAACATCGCGATAGGCTGGCGACGCATGTTTTGGTCAGAGTTGATTCCTAGTTTGTTGTTTCTTGTCCTGTTATTCTTTATACCAAAAAGCCCGCGATGGCTTACTCTAAAAGGTGACGACGACGATGCATTGCAAATTCTTGAAAAAATCCATCCCAGCGAGTTAGCAGTTGTAGAATTACAAGAGATCAAAAAATCAATCAATAAATCGACCAAAAAAGAAAAAATAAATTACTGGTCTGCTGGAATCTTAGGGATCATCGCCATAGGAACGGTACTGTCTGTACTCCAACAATTTACAGGGATAAATGCAGTATTATATTACGGCGCTGATATTTTTGAAAAGGCCTTAGGTTTTGGTAAAGATGATGTGCTGGCGCAGCAAATATTGCTAGCATTTGTCAATCTAGTATTCACGTTTATCGCCATGTTTACAGTAGATAAATTGGGTAGAAAACCGCTGATCTATATTGGTTCCTTTGGGATGATTGCTGGTTTCTTAATGTTAGGTGTTAGTTTGCAACAACAAGCTGTAGGATTAGTTTCCTTGATTGGTGTTCTCGTATTTATAGGTTCTTTTGCATTGTCAATGGGACCAGTGGTTTGGGTGGTGTTGTCAGAGATGTTCCCTAATAATATTCGCAGCGTTGCGATGTCGGTCGCCGTTGCCGCGCAATGGGCCGCCAACTATGCGGTGTCTCAATCCTTTCCTATTGTTATGGGTAGCGAGGTCAATAATGGCAGCTTCTGGAACGGTTCACTGCCTTATTTCTTGTTTATTCTGTTTATTCTCATCATCGTTTTTGTGACCTACAAATTCCTACCAGAGACTAAAGGCAAAACGCTGGAGGAAATCGAGGGTTTTTGGGAGAAGGAATGA